The following DNA comes from Ardenticatenales bacterium.
CTGCTGATTCGCGGCTGCTGAAAAACCCTAAAAACCCGGTTTTTGAATGGTTGTCGAGGTACAAGCGATGAGTCTGGAATTTGAGCGGTTGACGACGGTTTTGGAGGAGATGGGCCAGAATGAGTTGCGACGGCTGCGGCAGCAGGATGATGATCTGACGCAGGCGGAGGCGAAACTGGCGCAGTATGCCACGAACTGGGGCGCGATTGCCGCCTGCGTGATGCTGGTGGAGGCGAAGAAGCCGACGTTGCGCCTGGCGCGCCCACTGGATGAACGGGACCCGCTGGATGCCGGCATTCCCGCGCCCACCTGCCCCCCACAAGCAACGCTGATAGCCGTGGACGGCTCGCAAATCCTGCCCGACCGACACGCCGCCTTTCTGTACTACCTGCTCAACGTGGGCGGCATCGTCTACTACCACGGCAGTGGCGAACCGCCAACGGAGTTCACCCGCCCCACGCTGCATTTCCGCGAGGATGATCTGTTCGTGAATGGGGGATTGGTGGATGGCACGCTTGTGGGGGCGCGGCGGGACCTGGCGGAGATTGAAATGCTGGCGGATATGGCCTGGGAATGCCGGCACGAACCCCACCCCCTCCTCGCCATCATGGACCAACGCCTCCTCTACTGGCCCGCCAGCGCCGTGCCCAATCAGGAACGCAACGACATCGTGGCCGGCTGGCTCAAAGCCATGACCAAAGTGCGCGACAGCGGCGGCCTCATGGCCGGCTACACCAGCCGCTCCGGACGCGGGTCCGTCCTGGCCCTGCTCAGCCTGCTGCAACCCCGGCAGACGGACTTTCACGCCATGCTGGAGCGGCAGGAACAGTGGGCCAACCTCACCGACGCCGATCTGTTCGACCGCCTGCTGGCCCCTGGCGAGCGCAGCCGCGTCTTCGTGGACCTCTCCAACGACAACGACCATTATCGCCAGCACGACGCGGCCAACGAGATTTGCTTCTTTTACCTGAACGCGGCCTCCCCCGACGCGCGCAATAGCGCGAAGCAAATCGTCCGCGTAGACATTCCCCGCTGGGTGGCGGACGACGAGGAGGCGGTTGCCACGGTCCATGCGCTGCTTTACGATCAGTGCCAGATTTTGGGCGATTATCC
Coding sequences within:
- a CDS encoding DNA double-strand break repair nuclease NurA; the encoded protein is MSLEFERLTTVLEEMGQNELRRLRQQDDDLTQAEAKLAQYATNWGAIAACVMLVEAKKPTLRLARPLDERDPLDAGIPAPTCPPQATLIAVDGSQILPDRHAAFLYYLLNVGGIVYYHGSGEPPTEFTRPTLHFREDDLFVNGGLVDGTLVGARRDLAEIEMLADMAWECRHEPHPLLAIMDQRLLYWPASAVPNQERNDIVAGWLKAMTKVRDSGGLMAGYTSRSGRGSVLALLSLLQPRQTDFHAMLERQEQWANLTDADLFDRLLAPGERSRVFVDLSNDNDHYRQHDAANEICFFYLNAASPDARNSAKQIVRVDIPRWVADDEEAVATVHALLYDQCQILGDYPYVITRADEMAVVGRQDQEEFNNWIALKMQQLGIEAEVSGKLGGKGFGRAGKTRHELR